One part of the Symphalangus syndactylus isolate Jambi chromosome 1, NHGRI_mSymSyn1-v2.1_pri, whole genome shotgun sequence genome encodes these proteins:
- the ATRIP gene encoding ATR-interacting protein isoform X3, whose translation MAGTSAPGSKRRSEPPAPRPGPPPRTGHPPSKRARGFSAAAAPDPDDPFGAHGDFTADDLEELDTLASQALSQCPAAARDVSSDRKVHRLLDGMSKNPPGKNRENVPIKDNFELEVLQAQYKELKEKMKVMEEEVLIKNGEIKILRDSLHQMESVLEEQRRSHFLLEQEKTQALSDKEKEFSKKLQSLQSELQFKDAEMNELRTKLQTSERANKLAAPSVSHVSPRKNPSVVMKPEACSPQFGKTSFPTKESFSANMSLPHPCQTESGYKPLVGKEDSKTHSLRGDSIKQEEAQKSFVDSWRQRSNTQGSILINLLLKQPLIPESSLSLCHLLSSSSESPAGTPLQPPGFGSTLAGMSGLRTTGSYDGSFSLSALREAQNLAFTGLNLVARNECSRDGDPAEGGRRAFPLCQLPGAVHFLPLVQFFIGLHCQALQDLAAAKRSGAPGDSPTHSSCVSSGVETNPEDSVCILEGFSVTALSILQHLVCHSGAVVSLLLSGVGADSAAGEGNGSLVHRLSDGDMTSAPRGVADDQGQHPLLKMLLHLLAFSSAATGHLQASVLTQCLKVLVKLAENTSCDFLPRFQCVFQVLPKCLSPETPLPSVLLAVELLSLLADHNQLAPQLCSHSEGCLLLLLYMYITSRPDRAASETQWLQLEQEVVWLLAKLGVQSPLPPVTGSNCQCNVEVVRALTVMLHRQWLTVRRAGGPPRTDQQRRTVRCLRDTVLLLHGLSQKDKLFMMHCVEVLHQYDQRQPWMTSVPRKPMWKTPRWSVAEALSIQPHGGTSTTPFLTTSTD comes from the exons ATGGCGGGGACCTCCGCGCCAGGCAGCAAGAGGCGGAGCGAGCCCCCGGCGCCTCGCCCCGGCCCGCCGCCGCGCACCGGGCACCCCCCGAGCAAGCGGGCCCGGGGCTTCTCCGCGGCCGCTGCCCCGGACCCTGATGACCCGTTCGGCGCGCATGGGGACTTCACTGCCGACGACCTGGAGGAGCTTGACACCCTCGCGTCACAGGCCCTGAGCCAATGTCCGGCCGCGGCTCGGGACGTGTCCA GTGATCGTAAGGTCCACAGATTATTAGACGGCATGTCAAAAAATCCTCCagggaaaaacagagaaaatgttccAATTAAAGATAATTTCGAATTAGAGGTACTTCAGGCACAatataaagaacttaaagaaaag ATGAAAGTAATGGAAGAAGAAGTTCTCATTAAGaatggagaaattaaaattttgcGAGACTCACTACATCAGATGGAATCCGTTCTAGAGGAACAGAGAAGATCACATTTTCTTCTTGAGCAAGAGAAAACCCAAGCACTCAGTGACAAGGAAAAGGAATTCTCCAAAAAG CTCCAATCATTGCAGTCTGAACTCCAGTTTAAAGATGCAGAGATGAATGAATTAAGGACAAAGCTCCAGACCAGTGAACGAGCAAATAAACTGGCTGCTCCCTCTGTTTCCCATGTCAG TCCTAGGAAAAACCCTTCTGTGGTTATGAAGCCAGAAGCATGTTCTCCACAATTTGGAAAAACATCTTTTCCTACAAAGGAGTCTTTTAGTGCTAACATGtcccttccccacccctgccAGACGGAGTCAGGATACAAGCCTCTGGTGGGCAAAGAGG ATAGTAAGACCCACAGTCTGAGAGGTGACTCCATAAAACAAGAAGAGGCCCAGAAAAGCTTTGTTGACAGCTGGAGACAGAGATCAAACACTCAAG GTTCCATTTTGATAAACCTGCTCCTGAAGCAGCCTTTGATCCCAGAGTCATCCCTAAGCCTTTGCCACCTCCTGAGTAGTAGTTCTGAGTCTCCTGCTGGCACCCCCCTGCAGCCACCAGGGTTTGGCAG TACCTTGGCTGGAATGTCAGGCCTCAGGACCACAGGTTCTTATGATGGGTCATTTTCCCTCTCAGCCCTGAGAGAAGCACAGAACCTGGCATTCACTGGACTGAATCTGGTTGCCAGGAATGAGTGCTCACGTGATGGAGACCCagcagagggaggcagaagggcCTTCCCACTCTGCCAGCTTCCTGGAGCCGTGCATTTCCTCCCCCTTGTACAGTTCTTCATCGGCTTACACTGCCAGGCCCTGCAGGACTTGGCAGCTGCTAAGAGAAGCGGAGCACCTGGGGACTCACCGACACATTCCTCTTGCGTGAGCTCTGGGGTAGAGACCAACCCTGAGGACTCAGTGTGCATCCTGGAAGGCTTCTCTGTGACTGCACTTAGCATTCTTCAGCACCTGGTGTGCCACAGCGGAGCAGTCGTCTCCCTATTACTGTCAGGAGTGGGGGCAGATTCTGCTGCTGGGGAAGGAAACGGGAGCCTGGTTCACAGGCTTAGTGATGGAGATATGACCTCAGCCCCAAGGGGGGTTGCTGATGACCAAGGACAGCACCCACTGTTGAAGATGCTTCTTCACCTGTTGGCTTTCTCTTCTGCAGCAACAGGACACCTTCAAGCCAGTGTCCTGACCCAGTGCCTTAAGGTTTTGGTGAAATTAGCGGAAAACACTTCCTGTGATTTCTTGCCCAG GTTCCAGTGTGTGTtccaagtgctgccaaagtgtcTCAGCCCAGAGACACCCCTGCCTAGCGTGCTGCTGGCTGTTGAGCTCCTCTCCCTGCTGGCGGACCACAACCAGCTGGCACCTCAGCTCTGTTCCCACTCGG AAggctgcctcctgctgctgctgtacaTGTACATCACATCACGGCCTGACAGAGCGGCCTCGGAGACACAATGGCTCCAGCTGGAACAAGAG GTGGTGTGGCTCCTGGCTAAGCTTGGTGTGCAGAGCCCCTTGCCCCCAGTCACTGGCTCCAACTGCCAGTGTAATGTGGAG GTGGTCAGAGCGCTCACTGTGATGTTGCACAGACAGTGGCTGACAGTGCGGAGGGCAGGGGGGCCCCCAAGGACTGACCAGCAGAGGCGGACAGTGCGCTGTCTGCGGGACACGGTGCTGCTGCTGCACGGCCTATCGCAGAAGGACAAGCTCTTCATGATGCACTGCGTGGAGGTGCTGCATCAGTATGACCAG AGGCAGCCCTGGA
- the ATRIP gene encoding ATR-interacting protein isoform X5, with amino-acid sequence MAGTSAPGSKRRSEPPAPRPGPPPRTGHPPSKRARGFSAAAAPDPDDPFGAHGDFTADDLEELDTLASQALSQCPAAARDVSSDRKVHRLLDGMSKNPPGKNRENVPIKDNFELEVLQAQYKELKEKMKVMEEEVLIKNGEIKILRDSLHQMESVLEEQRRSHFLLEQEKTQALSDKEKEFSKKLQSLQSELQFKDAEMNELRTKLQTSERANKLAAPSVSHVSPRKNPSVVMKPEACSPQFGKTSFPTKESFSANMSLPHPCQTESGYKPLVGKEDSKTHSLRGDSIKQEEAQKSFVDSWRQRSNTQGSILINLLLKQPLIPESSLSLCHLLSSSSESPAGTPLQPPGFGSTLAGMSGLRTTGSYDGSFSLSALREAQNLAFTGLNLVARNECSRDGDPAEGGRRAFPLCQLPGAVHFLPLVQFFIGLHCQALQDLAAAKRSGAPGDSPTHSSCVSSGVETNPEDSVCILEGFSVTALSILQHLVCHSGAVVSLLLSGVGADSAAGEGNGSLVHRLSDGDMTSAPRGVADDQGQHPLLKMLLHLLAFSSAATGHLQASVLTQCLKVLVKLAENTSCDFLPRFQCVFQVLPKCLSPETPLPSVLLAVELLSLLADHNQLAPQLCSHSGCLLLLLYMYITSRPDRAASETQWLQLEQEVVWLLAKLGVQSPLPPVTGSNCQCNVEVVRALTVMLHRQWLTVRRAGGPPRTDQQRRTVRCLRDTVLLLHGLSQKDKLFMMHCVEVLHQYDQVMPGVSMLIRGLPDVTDCEEAALDDLCAAETDVEDPEVECG; translated from the exons ATGGCGGGGACCTCCGCGCCAGGCAGCAAGAGGCGGAGCGAGCCCCCGGCGCCTCGCCCCGGCCCGCCGCCGCGCACCGGGCACCCCCCGAGCAAGCGGGCCCGGGGCTTCTCCGCGGCCGCTGCCCCGGACCCTGATGACCCGTTCGGCGCGCATGGGGACTTCACTGCCGACGACCTGGAGGAGCTTGACACCCTCGCGTCACAGGCCCTGAGCCAATGTCCGGCCGCGGCTCGGGACGTGTCCA GTGATCGTAAGGTCCACAGATTATTAGACGGCATGTCAAAAAATCCTCCagggaaaaacagagaaaatgttccAATTAAAGATAATTTCGAATTAGAGGTACTTCAGGCACAatataaagaacttaaagaaaag ATGAAAGTAATGGAAGAAGAAGTTCTCATTAAGaatggagaaattaaaattttgcGAGACTCACTACATCAGATGGAATCCGTTCTAGAGGAACAGAGAAGATCACATTTTCTTCTTGAGCAAGAGAAAACCCAAGCACTCAGTGACAAGGAAAAGGAATTCTCCAAAAAG CTCCAATCATTGCAGTCTGAACTCCAGTTTAAAGATGCAGAGATGAATGAATTAAGGACAAAGCTCCAGACCAGTGAACGAGCAAATAAACTGGCTGCTCCCTCTGTTTCCCATGTCAG TCCTAGGAAAAACCCTTCTGTGGTTATGAAGCCAGAAGCATGTTCTCCACAATTTGGAAAAACATCTTTTCCTACAAAGGAGTCTTTTAGTGCTAACATGtcccttccccacccctgccAGACGGAGTCAGGATACAAGCCTCTGGTGGGCAAAGAGG ATAGTAAGACCCACAGTCTGAGAGGTGACTCCATAAAACAAGAAGAGGCCCAGAAAAGCTTTGTTGACAGCTGGAGACAGAGATCAAACACTCAAG GTTCCATTTTGATAAACCTGCTCCTGAAGCAGCCTTTGATCCCAGAGTCATCCCTAAGCCTTTGCCACCTCCTGAGTAGTAGTTCTGAGTCTCCTGCTGGCACCCCCCTGCAGCCACCAGGGTTTGGCAG TACCTTGGCTGGAATGTCAGGCCTCAGGACCACAGGTTCTTATGATGGGTCATTTTCCCTCTCAGCCCTGAGAGAAGCACAGAACCTGGCATTCACTGGACTGAATCTGGTTGCCAGGAATGAGTGCTCACGTGATGGAGACCCagcagagggaggcagaagggcCTTCCCACTCTGCCAGCTTCCTGGAGCCGTGCATTTCCTCCCCCTTGTACAGTTCTTCATCGGCTTACACTGCCAGGCCCTGCAGGACTTGGCAGCTGCTAAGAGAAGCGGAGCACCTGGGGACTCACCGACACATTCCTCTTGCGTGAGCTCTGGGGTAGAGACCAACCCTGAGGACTCAGTGTGCATCCTGGAAGGCTTCTCTGTGACTGCACTTAGCATTCTTCAGCACCTGGTGTGCCACAGCGGAGCAGTCGTCTCCCTATTACTGTCAGGAGTGGGGGCAGATTCTGCTGCTGGGGAAGGAAACGGGAGCCTGGTTCACAGGCTTAGTGATGGAGATATGACCTCAGCCCCAAGGGGGGTTGCTGATGACCAAGGACAGCACCCACTGTTGAAGATGCTTCTTCACCTGTTGGCTTTCTCTTCTGCAGCAACAGGACACCTTCAAGCCAGTGTCCTGACCCAGTGCCTTAAGGTTTTGGTGAAATTAGCGGAAAACACTTCCTGTGATTTCTTGCCCAG GTTCCAGTGTGTGTtccaagtgctgccaaagtgtcTCAGCCCAGAGACACCCCTGCCTAGCGTGCTGCTGGCTGTTGAGCTCCTCTCCCTGCTGGCGGACCACAACCAGCTGGCACCTCAGCTCTGTTCCCACTCGG gctgcctcctgctgctgctgtacaTGTACATCACATCACGGCCTGACAGAGCGGCCTCGGAGACACAATGGCTCCAGCTGGAACAAGAG GTGGTGTGGCTCCTGGCTAAGCTTGGTGTGCAGAGCCCCTTGCCCCCAGTCACTGGCTCCAACTGCCAGTGTAATGTGGAG GTGGTCAGAGCGCTCACTGTGATGTTGCACAGACAGTGGCTGACAGTGCGGAGGGCAGGGGGGCCCCCAAGGACTGACCAGCAGAGGCGGACAGTGCGCTGTCTGCGGGACACGGTGCTGCTGCTGCACGGCCTATCGCAGAAGGACAAGCTCTTCATGATGCACTGCGTGGAGGTGCTGCATCAGTATGACCAGGTGATGCCGGGGGTCAGCATGCTCATACGAGGGCTTCCTGATGTGACCGACTGTGAAG AGGCAGCCCTGGA
- the ATRIP gene encoding ATR-interacting protein isoform X4, with the protein MAGTSAPGSKRRSEPPAPRPGPPPRTGHPPSKRARGFSAAAAPDPDDPFGAHGDFTADDLEELDTLASQALSQCPAAARDVSSDRKVHRLLDGMSKNPPGKNRENVPIKDNFELEVLQAQYKELKEKMKVMEEEVLIKNGEIKILRDSLHQMESVLEEQRRSHFLLEQEKTQALSDKEKEFSKKLQSLQSELQFKDAEMNELRTKLQTSERANKLAAPSVSHVSPRKNPSVVMKPEACSPQFGKTSFPTKESFSANMSLPHPCQTESGYKPLVGKEDSKTHSLRGDSIKQEEAQKSFVDSWRQRSNTQGSILINLLLKQPLIPESSLSLCHLLSSSSESPAGTPLQPPGFGSTLAGMSGLRTTGSYDGSFSLSALREAQNLAFTGLNLVARNECSRDGDPAEGGRRAFPLCQLPGAVHFLPLVQFFIGLHCQALQDLAAAKRSGAPGDSPTHSSCVSSGVETNPEDSVCILEGFSVTALSILQHLVCHSGAVVSLLLSGVGADSAAGEGNGSLVHRLSDGDMTSAPRGVADDQGQHPLLKMLLHLLAFSSAATGHLQASVLTQCLKVLVKLAENTSCDFLPRFQCVFQVLPKCLSPETPLPSVLLAVELLSLLADHNQLAPQLCSHSEGCLLLLLYMYITSRPDRAASETQWLQLEQEVVWLLAKLGVQSPLPPVTGSNCQCNVEVVRALTVMLHRQWLTVRRAGGPPRTDQQRRTVRCLRDTVLLLHGLSQKDKLFMMHCVEVLHQYDQVMPGVSMLIRGLPDVTDCEEAALDDLCAAETDVEDPEVECG; encoded by the exons ATGGCGGGGACCTCCGCGCCAGGCAGCAAGAGGCGGAGCGAGCCCCCGGCGCCTCGCCCCGGCCCGCCGCCGCGCACCGGGCACCCCCCGAGCAAGCGGGCCCGGGGCTTCTCCGCGGCCGCTGCCCCGGACCCTGATGACCCGTTCGGCGCGCATGGGGACTTCACTGCCGACGACCTGGAGGAGCTTGACACCCTCGCGTCACAGGCCCTGAGCCAATGTCCGGCCGCGGCTCGGGACGTGTCCA GTGATCGTAAGGTCCACAGATTATTAGACGGCATGTCAAAAAATCCTCCagggaaaaacagagaaaatgttccAATTAAAGATAATTTCGAATTAGAGGTACTTCAGGCACAatataaagaacttaaagaaaag ATGAAAGTAATGGAAGAAGAAGTTCTCATTAAGaatggagaaattaaaattttgcGAGACTCACTACATCAGATGGAATCCGTTCTAGAGGAACAGAGAAGATCACATTTTCTTCTTGAGCAAGAGAAAACCCAAGCACTCAGTGACAAGGAAAAGGAATTCTCCAAAAAG CTCCAATCATTGCAGTCTGAACTCCAGTTTAAAGATGCAGAGATGAATGAATTAAGGACAAAGCTCCAGACCAGTGAACGAGCAAATAAACTGGCTGCTCCCTCTGTTTCCCATGTCAG TCCTAGGAAAAACCCTTCTGTGGTTATGAAGCCAGAAGCATGTTCTCCACAATTTGGAAAAACATCTTTTCCTACAAAGGAGTCTTTTAGTGCTAACATGtcccttccccacccctgccAGACGGAGTCAGGATACAAGCCTCTGGTGGGCAAAGAGG ATAGTAAGACCCACAGTCTGAGAGGTGACTCCATAAAACAAGAAGAGGCCCAGAAAAGCTTTGTTGACAGCTGGAGACAGAGATCAAACACTCAAG GTTCCATTTTGATAAACCTGCTCCTGAAGCAGCCTTTGATCCCAGAGTCATCCCTAAGCCTTTGCCACCTCCTGAGTAGTAGTTCTGAGTCTCCTGCTGGCACCCCCCTGCAGCCACCAGGGTTTGGCAG TACCTTGGCTGGAATGTCAGGCCTCAGGACCACAGGTTCTTATGATGGGTCATTTTCCCTCTCAGCCCTGAGAGAAGCACAGAACCTGGCATTCACTGGACTGAATCTGGTTGCCAGGAATGAGTGCTCACGTGATGGAGACCCagcagagggaggcagaagggcCTTCCCACTCTGCCAGCTTCCTGGAGCCGTGCATTTCCTCCCCCTTGTACAGTTCTTCATCGGCTTACACTGCCAGGCCCTGCAGGACTTGGCAGCTGCTAAGAGAAGCGGAGCACCTGGGGACTCACCGACACATTCCTCTTGCGTGAGCTCTGGGGTAGAGACCAACCCTGAGGACTCAGTGTGCATCCTGGAAGGCTTCTCTGTGACTGCACTTAGCATTCTTCAGCACCTGGTGTGCCACAGCGGAGCAGTCGTCTCCCTATTACTGTCAGGAGTGGGGGCAGATTCTGCTGCTGGGGAAGGAAACGGGAGCCTGGTTCACAGGCTTAGTGATGGAGATATGACCTCAGCCCCAAGGGGGGTTGCTGATGACCAAGGACAGCACCCACTGTTGAAGATGCTTCTTCACCTGTTGGCTTTCTCTTCTGCAGCAACAGGACACCTTCAAGCCAGTGTCCTGACCCAGTGCCTTAAGGTTTTGGTGAAATTAGCGGAAAACACTTCCTGTGATTTCTTGCCCAG GTTCCAGTGTGTGTtccaagtgctgccaaagtgtcTCAGCCCAGAGACACCCCTGCCTAGCGTGCTGCTGGCTGTTGAGCTCCTCTCCCTGCTGGCGGACCACAACCAGCTGGCACCTCAGCTCTGTTCCCACTCGG AAggctgcctcctgctgctgctgtacaTGTACATCACATCACGGCCTGACAGAGCGGCCTCGGAGACACAATGGCTCCAGCTGGAACAAGAG GTGGTGTGGCTCCTGGCTAAGCTTGGTGTGCAGAGCCCCTTGCCCCCAGTCACTGGCTCCAACTGCCAGTGTAATGTGGAG GTGGTCAGAGCGCTCACTGTGATGTTGCACAGACAGTGGCTGACAGTGCGGAGGGCAGGGGGGCCCCCAAGGACTGACCAGCAGAGGCGGACAGTGCGCTGTCTGCGGGACACGGTGCTGCTGCTGCACGGCCTATCGCAGAAGGACAAGCTCTTCATGATGCACTGCGTGGAGGTGCTGCATCAGTATGACCAGGTGATGCCGGGGGTCAGCATGCTCATACGAGGGCTTCCTGATGTGACCGACTGTGAAG AGGCAGCCCTGGA
- the ATRIP gene encoding ATR-interacting protein isoform X6, whose translation MAGTSAPGSKRRSEPPAPRPGPPPRTGHPPSKRARGFSAAAAPDPDDPFGAHGDFTADDLEELDTLASQALSQCPAAARDVSSDRKVHRLLDGMSKNPPGKNRENVPIKDNFELEVLQAQYKELKEKMKVMEEEVLIKNGEIKILRDSLHQMESVLEEQRRSHFLLEQEKTQALSDKEKEFSKKLQSLQSELQFKDAEMNELRTKLQTSERANKLAAPSVSHVSPRKNPSVVMKPEACSPQFGKTSFPTKESFSANMSLPHPCQTESGYKPLVGKEDSKTHSLRGDSIKQEEAQKSFVDSWRQRSNTQGSILINLLLKQPLIPESSLSLCHLLSSSSESPAGTPLQPPGFGSTLAGMSGLRTTGSYDGSFSLSALREAQNLAFTGLNLVARNECSRDGDPAEGGRRAFPLCQLPGAVHFLPLVQFFIGLHCQALQDLAAAKRSGAPGDSPTHSSCVSSGVETNPEDSVCILEGFSVTALSILQHLVCHSGAVVSLLLSGVGADSAAGEGNGSLVHRLSDGDMTSAPRGVADDQGQHPLLKMLLHLLAFSSAATGHLQASVLTQCLKVLVKLAENTSCDFLPRFQCVFQVLPKCLSPETPLPSVLLAVELLSLLADHNQLAPQLCSHSEGCLLLLLYMYITSRPDRAASETQWLQLEQEVVRALTVMLHRQWLTVRRAGGPPRTDQQRRTVRCLRDTVLLLHGLSQKDKLFMMHCVEVLHQYDQVMPGVSMLIRGLPDVTDCEEAALDDLCAAETDVEDPEVECG comes from the exons ATGGCGGGGACCTCCGCGCCAGGCAGCAAGAGGCGGAGCGAGCCCCCGGCGCCTCGCCCCGGCCCGCCGCCGCGCACCGGGCACCCCCCGAGCAAGCGGGCCCGGGGCTTCTCCGCGGCCGCTGCCCCGGACCCTGATGACCCGTTCGGCGCGCATGGGGACTTCACTGCCGACGACCTGGAGGAGCTTGACACCCTCGCGTCACAGGCCCTGAGCCAATGTCCGGCCGCGGCTCGGGACGTGTCCA GTGATCGTAAGGTCCACAGATTATTAGACGGCATGTCAAAAAATCCTCCagggaaaaacagagaaaatgttccAATTAAAGATAATTTCGAATTAGAGGTACTTCAGGCACAatataaagaacttaaagaaaag ATGAAAGTAATGGAAGAAGAAGTTCTCATTAAGaatggagaaattaaaattttgcGAGACTCACTACATCAGATGGAATCCGTTCTAGAGGAACAGAGAAGATCACATTTTCTTCTTGAGCAAGAGAAAACCCAAGCACTCAGTGACAAGGAAAAGGAATTCTCCAAAAAG CTCCAATCATTGCAGTCTGAACTCCAGTTTAAAGATGCAGAGATGAATGAATTAAGGACAAAGCTCCAGACCAGTGAACGAGCAAATAAACTGGCTGCTCCCTCTGTTTCCCATGTCAG TCCTAGGAAAAACCCTTCTGTGGTTATGAAGCCAGAAGCATGTTCTCCACAATTTGGAAAAACATCTTTTCCTACAAAGGAGTCTTTTAGTGCTAACATGtcccttccccacccctgccAGACGGAGTCAGGATACAAGCCTCTGGTGGGCAAAGAGG ATAGTAAGACCCACAGTCTGAGAGGTGACTCCATAAAACAAGAAGAGGCCCAGAAAAGCTTTGTTGACAGCTGGAGACAGAGATCAAACACTCAAG GTTCCATTTTGATAAACCTGCTCCTGAAGCAGCCTTTGATCCCAGAGTCATCCCTAAGCCTTTGCCACCTCCTGAGTAGTAGTTCTGAGTCTCCTGCTGGCACCCCCCTGCAGCCACCAGGGTTTGGCAG TACCTTGGCTGGAATGTCAGGCCTCAGGACCACAGGTTCTTATGATGGGTCATTTTCCCTCTCAGCCCTGAGAGAAGCACAGAACCTGGCATTCACTGGACTGAATCTGGTTGCCAGGAATGAGTGCTCACGTGATGGAGACCCagcagagggaggcagaagggcCTTCCCACTCTGCCAGCTTCCTGGAGCCGTGCATTTCCTCCCCCTTGTACAGTTCTTCATCGGCTTACACTGCCAGGCCCTGCAGGACTTGGCAGCTGCTAAGAGAAGCGGAGCACCTGGGGACTCACCGACACATTCCTCTTGCGTGAGCTCTGGGGTAGAGACCAACCCTGAGGACTCAGTGTGCATCCTGGAAGGCTTCTCTGTGACTGCACTTAGCATTCTTCAGCACCTGGTGTGCCACAGCGGAGCAGTCGTCTCCCTATTACTGTCAGGAGTGGGGGCAGATTCTGCTGCTGGGGAAGGAAACGGGAGCCTGGTTCACAGGCTTAGTGATGGAGATATGACCTCAGCCCCAAGGGGGGTTGCTGATGACCAAGGACAGCACCCACTGTTGAAGATGCTTCTTCACCTGTTGGCTTTCTCTTCTGCAGCAACAGGACACCTTCAAGCCAGTGTCCTGACCCAGTGCCTTAAGGTTTTGGTGAAATTAGCGGAAAACACTTCCTGTGATTTCTTGCCCAG GTTCCAGTGTGTGTtccaagtgctgccaaagtgtcTCAGCCCAGAGACACCCCTGCCTAGCGTGCTGCTGGCTGTTGAGCTCCTCTCCCTGCTGGCGGACCACAACCAGCTGGCACCTCAGCTCTGTTCCCACTCGG AAggctgcctcctgctgctgctgtacaTGTACATCACATCACGGCCTGACAGAGCGGCCTCGGAGACACAATGGCTCCAGCTGGAACAAGAG GTGGTCAGAGCGCTCACTGTGATGTTGCACAGACAGTGGCTGACAGTGCGGAGGGCAGGGGGGCCCCCAAGGACTGACCAGCAGAGGCGGACAGTGCGCTGTCTGCGGGACACGGTGCTGCTGCTGCACGGCCTATCGCAGAAGGACAAGCTCTTCATGATGCACTGCGTGGAGGTGCTGCATCAGTATGACCAGGTGATGCCGGGGGTCAGCATGCTCATACGAGGGCTTCCTGATGTGACCGACTGTGAAG AGGCAGCCCTGGA